One window from the genome of Eucalyptus grandis isolate ANBG69807.140 chromosome 7, ASM1654582v1, whole genome shotgun sequence encodes:
- the LOC108960776 gene encoding uncharacterized protein LOC108960776 — protein MEPRSNAMRTKKSARIVGPAERKREKNKRITSSYTHLHGLELPPPLWVRQREHSSQYSYRAATNGGGRHAIHRRKVSRCSGDGRNGELGECSRPRCCLRDLDWARIQCSLGVVRTVEANGD, from the exons ATGGAGCCAAGAAGCAATGCAATGCGTACCAAAAAATCAGCGCGAATTGTGGGACctgcagagagaaagagagagaagaacaaGAGAATTACGAGTTCTTATA CCCACCTCCACGGCCTGGAGCTGCCGCCTCCTCTTTGGGTCCGTCAGCGTGAGCACAGCAGCCAATACAGCTACCGAGCTGCCACCAATGGTGGTGGTCGTCATGCCATCCACAGACGCAAAGTAAGCCGGTGCAGTGGGGATGGGCGGAATGGCGAACTGGGTGAATGTTCTCGACCTCGGTGTTGCCTTCGAGATCTTGATTGGGCTAGGATTCAGTGCAGTCTTGGAGTTGTTCGCACTGTGGAAGCAAATGGGGATTAA
- the LOC108960911 gene encoding uncharacterized protein LOC108960911, with amino-acid sequence MACSGSLTFPICFHYANNAKTALNRSPIQITKATPRSRTFTQYAILPLSTGGQHGVHGWHDHRRHWWQLSSCIGCCAHTDGSREERLQLQAEEVGSGDKKVVRECFNNSGFRRWEKIYGETDDVKDLILLENVVKNTL; translated from the coding sequence ATGGCTTGCTCAGGGTCTTTAACATTCCCCATTTGCTTCCACTATGCAAACAACGCAAAAACTGCGCTGAACCGTAGTCCAATCCAGATCACAAAGGCAACACCAAGGTCGAGAACATTTACCCAGTATGCGATTCTGCCCCTCTCCACTGGCGGCCAACATGGCGTCCATGGATGGCACGACCATCGCCGTCATTGGTGGCAGCTCAGTAGCTGCATTGGCTGCTGTGCTCACACTGACGGATCCAGAGAGGAGAGGCTGCAGCTCCAGGCGGAGGAGGTGGGCAGTGGGGACAAGAAGGTGGTTAGGGAGTGCTTCAACAACTCAGGGTTCCGGAGATGGGAGAAGATATACGGCGAGACAGATGATGTCAAAGACCTCATTCTTCTTGAAAATGTTGTAAAAAATACCTTGTAA